One window of Vicinamibacterales bacterium genomic DNA carries:
- the pilB gene encoding type IV-A pilus assembly ATPase PilB gives MPVRIGELLLKEKRITPAQLQEVLTYQKTSGGKLGYNLVKLGFVKDEEITALLSKQYGVPSINLAQFEIDPAIVKLIPAETAHKYQIMPLSRAGATLTIAMTDPTNVFAMDDIKFMTGYNVEPVVGSETAVSDAIAQYYPTNVPPPPRPAPSEAKKKKEVVPQQAANLTNAATLEMVTRALEETTGVEDEDVEMLEEIEQIDVSTLERQGGEAPVIRLVNLMLMSAIQKGASDIHIEPYEKEFRVRFRIDGLLYNVMAPPMKFRDAITSRLKIMAKLDIAEKRLPQDGRIKIRFGDGEGGTKEIDFRVSILPTLFGEKIVMRLLDKDKLMLDMTKLGFEPAPLQKLETAIGKPWGMVLVTGPTGSGKTNTLYSSIAKINTMETNIMTAEDPVEFNLVGVNQVQVRENIGLNFAAALRSFLRQDPNIILVGEIRDFETAEIAVKASLTGHLVLSTLHTNDAPSTISRLMNMGIEPFLVASSVNLICAQRLVRRLCTECKKDHPHDPKALVEAGFTQEEAERVVPKKGSGCQRCNNTGYKGRVGLYEVMEITEDLRELILIGASALELRRKAVDEGMITLRRSGLMKVMDGVTTIEEVARETVK, from the coding sequence ATGCCCGTCCGCATTGGCGAGCTGCTGCTCAAGGAGAAGCGCATCACCCCTGCGCAATTGCAGGAGGTGTTGACGTATCAGAAGACGAGCGGCGGCAAGCTCGGCTACAACCTCGTCAAGCTTGGCTTCGTCAAGGACGAGGAGATCACGGCGCTCCTCTCGAAGCAGTACGGCGTACCGTCGATCAATCTGGCGCAGTTCGAGATCGATCCCGCCATCGTCAAGCTGATCCCCGCCGAGACGGCCCACAAGTACCAAATCATGCCGCTCAGCCGGGCCGGCGCGACGCTGACGATCGCGATGACCGACCCGACCAACGTCTTCGCCATGGACGACATCAAGTTCATGACGGGGTACAACGTCGAGCCGGTGGTGGGCTCGGAGACCGCGGTCAGCGACGCGATCGCGCAGTACTACCCGACCAACGTGCCGCCGCCGCCGCGGCCGGCGCCCTCCGAAGCAAAGAAGAAGAAGGAGGTCGTGCCGCAGCAGGCGGCGAACCTCACCAACGCCGCCACCCTGGAGATGGTGACCCGCGCGCTCGAGGAGACGACCGGCGTCGAGGACGAAGACGTCGAGATGCTCGAGGAGATCGAGCAGATCGACGTCTCGACGCTCGAGCGGCAGGGGGGCGAGGCGCCGGTCATCCGCCTGGTCAACCTGATGCTGATGTCGGCGATCCAGAAGGGGGCGAGCGACATCCACATCGAGCCCTACGAAAAGGAGTTCCGGGTCCGCTTCCGCATCGACGGGCTGCTCTACAACGTCATGGCTCCGCCGATGAAGTTCCGCGATGCCATCACCTCGCGCCTCAAGATCATGGCGAAGCTCGACATCGCGGAGAAGCGGCTGCCGCAGGACGGCCGCATCAAGATCCGGTTTGGCGACGGCGAAGGCGGCACCAAGGAGATCGATTTCCGCGTCTCGATCCTGCCGACGCTCTTCGGCGAGAAGATCGTCATGCGCTTGCTCGACAAGGACAAGCTCATGCTCGACATGACCAAGCTCGGGTTCGAGCCGGCGCCGCTGCAGAAGCTCGAGACGGCGATCGGCAAGCCGTGGGGGATGGTGCTGGTCACCGGGCCGACGGGGAGCGGCAAGACCAACACGCTCTATTCCTCGATCGCCAAGATCAACACGATGGAAACCAACATCATGACCGCCGAGGACCCGGTGGAATTCAACCTGGTCGGGGTCAACCAGGTGCAGGTGCGCGAGAACATCGGCCTCAATTTCGCCGCCGCGCTGCGCTCGTTCCTGCGGCAGGACCCGAACATCATCCTGGTCGGCGAGATCCGGGACTTCGAGACGGCGGAAATCGCCGTCAAGGCGTCGCTGACCGGACATCTGGTGCTCTCGACGCTGCACACCAACGACGCGCCGAGCACGATCAGCCGTCTGATGAACATGGGCATCGAGCCGTTCCTGGTGGCGAGCTCGGTGAACCTGATCTGCGCGCAGCGCCTGGTGCGGCGCCTGTGCACCGAGTGCAAGAAGGATCACCCGCACGATCCGAAGGCGCTGGTCGAGGCCGGGTTCACGCAGGAGGAAGCCGAACGGGTCGTGCCGAAGAAGGGCAGCGGCTGCCAGCGCTGCAACAACACCGGCTACAAGGGGCGGGTCGGCCTCTACGAGGTGATGGAGATCACCGAGGATCTGCGCGAGCTGATTCTAATCGGCGCCTCGGCGCTCGAGCTGCGGCGCAAGGCGGTGGACGAAGGGATGATCACGCTGCGGCGCAGCGGGCTCATGAAGGTGATGGACGGGGTCACCACGATTGAGGAAGTGGCGCGGGAGACGGTCAAGTAG
- a CDS encoding type IV pilus twitching motility protein PilT, with the protein MATLPELLQTLVENSGSDLHITTDTPPQIRVHGHMRRLDLPPLGPADTKSLAYSVLTDQQKKRFEEALELDFSFGIRGIARFRCNVFNQRGAVAAVYRVIPEQIKGFNELGLPPVLATLAERPRGLVLVTGPTGSGKSTTLAAMIDKINTERHEHILTIEDPIEFVHQHKGCLVNQREVHQDTQGFAMALRAALREDPDIVLIGELRDLETIESALRIAETGHLTFATLHTNSAAQTINRIIDVFPSHQQGQIRTQLSLVLEGIVCQSLLPRADAKGRVVALEIMVPTPAIRNLVRDDKVHQIYSAMQTGQEKVGMQTMNQSLVTLYSKRLITLETAMSASSLKDELEQMMARGAGVVAGAGMHRPGAGLPSRPPLAR; encoded by the coding sequence GTGGCGACGTTGCCGGAACTCTTACAGACATTGGTCGAGAACAGCGGGTCGGACCTTCACATCACGACCGACACGCCGCCGCAGATCCGTGTGCACGGGCACATGCGGCGGCTCGACCTGCCGCCGCTGGGGCCGGCCGACACCAAGTCGCTGGCCTACAGCGTGCTCACCGACCAGCAGAAGAAGCGCTTCGAGGAGGCGCTCGAGCTCGACTTCTCGTTCGGGATCCGCGGCATCGCGCGCTTTCGCTGCAACGTCTTCAACCAGCGCGGCGCCGTCGCCGCGGTCTATCGGGTGATCCCCGAGCAGATCAAGGGCTTCAACGAGCTCGGGCTGCCTCCGGTCCTCGCCACGCTCGCCGAACGCCCGCGCGGTCTGGTCCTGGTGACCGGACCCACCGGCTCGGGCAAGTCGACGACGCTGGCGGCAATGATCGACAAGATCAACACCGAGCGCCACGAGCACATCCTGACCATCGAGGATCCGATCGAGTTCGTGCACCAGCACAAGGGCTGCCTGGTCAACCAGCGCGAGGTGCACCAGGACACGCAGGGCTTCGCCATGGCTCTGCGCGCGGCGCTGCGCGAGGACCCGGATATCGTGCTGATCGGCGAGTTGCGCGACCTCGAGACGATCGAGTCGGCGCTGCGCATCGCCGAGACGGGACACCTGACCTTCGCGACGCTGCACACCAATTCGGCGGCGCAGACGATCAACCGCATCATCGACGTGTTCCCCTCGCACCAGCAGGGACAGATCCGCACCCAGCTGTCGCTGGTGCTGGAAGGCATCGTCTGTCAGTCGCTGCTGCCGCGCGCCGACGCGAAGGGGCGGGTCGTGGCGCTCGAGATCATGGTGCCGACGCCCGCCATCCGCAACCTGGTCCGCGACGACAAGGTCCACCAGATCTACTCGGCGATGCAGACCGGACAGGAAAAGGTCGGGATGCAGACGATGAACCAGTCGCTGGTGACGCTTTACTCGAAGCGCCTGATCACGCTCGAGACGGCGATGAGCGCGTCGTCGCTGAAAGACGAGCTCGAGCAGATGATGGCGCGCGGCGCCGGCGTGGTGGCGGGGGCGGGAATGCACCGGCCCGGCGCCGGCCTGCCAAGCCGGCCGCCGTTGGCGAGGTAA